One genomic window of Arachis stenosperma cultivar V10309 chromosome 10, arast.V10309.gnm1.PFL2, whole genome shotgun sequence includes the following:
- the LOC130957665 gene encoding ATP-dependent DNA helicase PIF1-like has protein sequence MGGFFFLYGQGGCGKIFLWSTISCSIRSKGGIVLNVVSSGIAALLLPNGRTAHSRFKIPFAINEDSLCSIKQGSPLARDILRCSDSYNAHLPFGGKVVVLGGDFRQILPVILRGSGQDIIQSSINSSYLWHNCKVLKLTKNMRLSLGENNNKQELRNVAEWLLKIGDDLAGDTTDGESIVHIPSDILIKNSETVLDNLIDFVYPNMLSNLSVEIYFKDRVILAPTLDFCVTDVNNKMTAGLPGQEIVYLSSDSVCAEEGNMELELDAFSPEILNGINCSGLPPHKLVLKVGAPVMLLRNIDQTNSLCNGTRMQVRRMGNHVIECKTLTGNKVRSIVLIPRVNLIPNNETLPVRFQRRQFPIIMSFAMIINKSHGQTLLKLPRPVFTHGQLYVTLSRVTSKDGLRVLLQDHGHLEDNCMMNVVYREVFESL, from the exons ATGGGTGGATTTTTCTTCTTATACGGTCAAGGTGGTTgtggaaaaatatttttatggtcAACTATATCATGTTCAATTAGGTCTAAAGGAGGTATAGTTTTAAATGTTGTTTCGAGTGGGATTGCTGCACTTTTGTTGCCTAATGGAAGAACTGCACATTCAAGGTTTAAAATTCCTTTTGCCATAAATGAGGATTCTTTGTGTAGCATTAAACAGGGAAGTCCTCTTGCAAG AGACATCTTAAGGTGCTCAGATTCGTATAATGCTCATTTGCCATTTGGAGGTAAAGTTGTTGTTCTCGGAGGAGATTTTAGACAAATTTTACCTGTAATTCTCAGAGGCTCAGGGCAAGATATAATTCAGTCTTCTATTAATTCTTCATATTTGTGGCATAACTGTAAGGTTTTGAAGCTTACAAAAAACATGAGATTGTCACTAGGTGAAAACAACAATAAACAAGAACTTAGAAATGTTGCagaatggctactcaaaattgGTGATGATTTGGCTGGTGATACAACAGATGGTGAATCGATCGTTCATATACCATCTGACATTTTGATTAAGAACTCTGAGACAGTTTTGGATAACCTCATTGATTTCGTGTATCCAAATATGTTATCCAATTTATCCGTTGAAATTTATTTCAAGGATAGAGTAATTCTTGCACCAACTTTAGATTTTTGTGTCACTGATGTCAACAACAAGATGACTGCAGGGCTACCTGGACAAGAAATAGTCTACTTAAGTTCAGACTCTGTGTGTGCTGAAGAGGGAAATATGGAACTTGAGTTAGATGCTTTCTCACCGGAGATTCTAAATGGAATAAATTGTTCAGGTCTACCACCACACAAGTTGGTTCTGAAGGTTGGCGCTCCTGTTATGTTGCTGCGGAATATAGACCAAACTAATAGTTTGTGCAATGGAACGAGGATGCAAGTTAGAAGAATGGGAAATCATGTGATAGAATGCAAGACTTTAACTGGTAACAAAGTTAGAAGTATTGTTCTTATCCCAAGAGTGAATCTAATTCCAAATAATGAAACATTGCCGGTCAGGTTTCAAAGAAGACAATTCCCAATTATCATGTCATTTGCAATGATAATAAATAAGTCCCATGGACAAACTCTATTGAAACTTCCAAGGCCAGTTTTCACCCATGGTCAATTGTATGTTACGTTATCAAGAGTAACGAGTAAAGATGGTCTGCGAGTGCTGTTGCAAGATCATGGACACTTGGAAGATAACTGCATGATGAATGTGGTATATAGAGAAGTTTTTGAGAGCCTATAA